A genomic window from Solanum dulcamara chromosome 11, daSolDulc1.2, whole genome shotgun sequence includes:
- the LOC129872336 gene encoding putative PAP-specific phosphatase, mitochondrial isoform X1, with amino-acid sequence MDLLRCSTVQFPKTHLRRPFCAKLRPCFAVVRSSLSLPFLERKAKHYRELESAVDVVERACRLCVDVKSSLFSDDDRILEKNDQTPVTIADFGVQALVSLEMNRLFPSIPLVAEEDSSFLRSTNLVGAVVDVVANKATFRDEVTEDSVLKAIDRGGKDACNFGPNPASYWVLDPIDGTRGFVKGVEALYVVALALVVEGQIVLGVMGCPNWDEDYFVNCVTGVQETGNNFSRSGMIMVSYVGCGTWKQRLSDMLTIELSQSWTRCSVDGCQVLKEARFCTPESQKWESFPLSSSFNAKTNSEKIGKGDILLVPACCGSLCKYMMVASGRASVFLLRATTRKVMKKISGYAPAWDHAVGIICVHEAGGKVTDWEGSSIDFAADEAERRTIFPSGVLVTNYTSNSFCQSVFSSTKPLNSILPLLLSILVFFGPQWANFST; translated from the exons ATGGATCTCCTCCGGTGCTCCACCGTCCAGTTTCCTAAAACTCATCTCCGACGTCCCTTCTGTGCGAAACTTCGCCCATGCTTCGCCGTCGTAAG GTCGAGTTTGAGTCTTCCGTTCCTGGAGAGGAAAGCCAAGCATTACAGAGAGCTGGAATCTGCTGTTGATGTTGTCGAGCGAGCTTGCCGTCTCTGCGTTGAt GTGAAGAGTTCGTTGTTCTCTGATGATGATAGGATTCTTGAGAAAAATGATCAAACCCCAGTGACTATTGCAGACTTCGGGGTGCAGGCTTTGGTCAGCTTGG AAATGAACAGACTCTTCCCATCCATTCCTTTGGTGGCTGAAGAGGACTCTTCATTCTTGCGGTCAACTAATCTAGTAGGAGCAGTGGTTGATGTGGTTGCGAATAAAGCAACTTTTAGAGACGAAGTAACAGAAGATAGTGTCTTGAAAGCAATTGACAGAGGGGGCAAGGATGCTTGTAATTTTGGGCCTAACCCAGCCTCATACTGG GTGCTAGATCCCATTGATGGGACGCGAGGGTTTGTTAAAGGTGTTGAAGCTCTCTATGTG GTGGCTTTGGCTCTTGTGGTCGAAGGACAGATTGTCTTGGGAGTTATGGGGTGTCCTAACTGGGATGAAGACTATTTTGTTAATTGTGTTACCGGGGTCCAAGAAACTGGAAACAATTTCTCCAGATCAGGGATGATCATGGTTTCTTATGTGGGTTGTGGAACGTGGAAACAAAGGTTGTCGGACATGTTAACTATCGAGTTGTCTCAAAGTTGGACAAGATGCTCCGTAGATGGATGCCAAGTACTTAAGGAGGCACGTTTTTGTACTCCAGAAAGTCAAAAGTGGGAATCTTTTCCTCTATCGTCCTCATTTAATGCAAAAACAAACTCCGAAAAAATAGGGAAAGGAGACATCCTTCTCGTTCCTGCATGTTGTGGAAG TTTGTGCAAATATATGATGGTGGCTTCTGGTAGAGCATCAGTTTTTCTTCTTCGTGCAACAACCAGAAAAGTTATGAAG AAAATCTCTGGCTATGCCCCTGCTTGGGACCATGCTGTTGGAATCATATGTGTTCATGAAGCTGGGGGAAAG GTGACTGACTGGGAAGGAAGTTCAATTGATTTTGCAGCAGATGAAGCTGAACGGAGAACTATATTTCCTTCAG GTGTTCTGGTGACAAATTATACCTCAAATTCTTTTTGTCAATCTGTATTTTCTTCCACCAAACCATTGAACAGTATATTGCCATTGCTTCTTAGCATACTTGTATTCTTTGGGCCTCAATGGGCTAACTTTTCCACCTAA
- the LOC129872336 gene encoding putative PAP-specific phosphatase, mitochondrial isoform X2, which produces MDLLRCSTVQFPKTHLRRPFCAKLRPCFAVVRSSLSLPFLERKAKHYRELESAVDVVERACRLCVDVKSSLFSDDDRILEKNDQTPVTIADFGVQALVSLEMNRLFPSIPLVAEEDSSFLRSTNLVGAVVDVVANKATFRDEVTEDSVLKAIDRGGKDACNFGPNPASYWVLDPIDGTRGFVKGVEALYVVALALVVEGQIVLGVMGCPNWDEDYFVNCVTGVQETGNNFSRSGMIMVSYVGCGTWKQRLSDMLTIELSQSWTRCSVDGCQVLKEARFCTPESQKWESFPLSSSFNAKTNSEKIGKGDILLVPACCGSLCKYMMVASGRASVFLLRATTRKVMKKISGYAPAWDHAVGIICVHEAGGKVTDWEGSSIDFAADEAERRTIFPSGGFLVTNHSLHNEILGLISSNSPIN; this is translated from the exons ATGGATCTCCTCCGGTGCTCCACCGTCCAGTTTCCTAAAACTCATCTCCGACGTCCCTTCTGTGCGAAACTTCGCCCATGCTTCGCCGTCGTAAG GTCGAGTTTGAGTCTTCCGTTCCTGGAGAGGAAAGCCAAGCATTACAGAGAGCTGGAATCTGCTGTTGATGTTGTCGAGCGAGCTTGCCGTCTCTGCGTTGAt GTGAAGAGTTCGTTGTTCTCTGATGATGATAGGATTCTTGAGAAAAATGATCAAACCCCAGTGACTATTGCAGACTTCGGGGTGCAGGCTTTGGTCAGCTTGG AAATGAACAGACTCTTCCCATCCATTCCTTTGGTGGCTGAAGAGGACTCTTCATTCTTGCGGTCAACTAATCTAGTAGGAGCAGTGGTTGATGTGGTTGCGAATAAAGCAACTTTTAGAGACGAAGTAACAGAAGATAGTGTCTTGAAAGCAATTGACAGAGGGGGCAAGGATGCTTGTAATTTTGGGCCTAACCCAGCCTCATACTGG GTGCTAGATCCCATTGATGGGACGCGAGGGTTTGTTAAAGGTGTTGAAGCTCTCTATGTG GTGGCTTTGGCTCTTGTGGTCGAAGGACAGATTGTCTTGGGAGTTATGGGGTGTCCTAACTGGGATGAAGACTATTTTGTTAATTGTGTTACCGGGGTCCAAGAAACTGGAAACAATTTCTCCAGATCAGGGATGATCATGGTTTCTTATGTGGGTTGTGGAACGTGGAAACAAAGGTTGTCGGACATGTTAACTATCGAGTTGTCTCAAAGTTGGACAAGATGCTCCGTAGATGGATGCCAAGTACTTAAGGAGGCACGTTTTTGTACTCCAGAAAGTCAAAAGTGGGAATCTTTTCCTCTATCGTCCTCATTTAATGCAAAAACAAACTCCGAAAAAATAGGGAAAGGAGACATCCTTCTCGTTCCTGCATGTTGTGGAAG TTTGTGCAAATATATGATGGTGGCTTCTGGTAGAGCATCAGTTTTTCTTCTTCGTGCAACAACCAGAAAAGTTATGAAG AAAATCTCTGGCTATGCCCCTGCTTGGGACCATGCTGTTGGAATCATATGTGTTCATGAAGCTGGGGGAAAG GTGACTGACTGGGAAGGAAGTTCAATTGATTTTGCAGCAGATGAAGCTGAACGGAGAACTATATTTCCTTCAGGTGGATTTCTTGTGACGAATCATAGCTTACATAATGAGATACTTGGACTAATCTCTTCAAATTCACCAATTAATTGA
- the LOC129872336 gene encoding putative PAP-specific phosphatase, mitochondrial isoform X4 encodes MDLLRCSTVQFPKTHLRRPFCAKLRPCFAVVRSSLSLPFLERKAKHYRELESAVDVVERACRLCVDVLDPIDGTRGFVKGVEALYVVALALVVEGQIVLGVMGCPNWDEDYFVNCVTGVQETGNNFSRSGMIMVSYVGCGTWKQRLSDMLTIELSQSWTRCSVDGCQVLKEARFCTPESQKWESFPLSSSFNAKTNSEKIGKGDILLVPACCGSLCKYMMVASGRASVFLLRATTRKVMKKISGYAPAWDHAVGIICVHEAGGKVTDWEGSSIDFAADEAERRTIFPSGVLVTNYTSNSFCQSVFSSTKPLNSILPLLLSILVFFGPQWANFST; translated from the exons ATGGATCTCCTCCGGTGCTCCACCGTCCAGTTTCCTAAAACTCATCTCCGACGTCCCTTCTGTGCGAAACTTCGCCCATGCTTCGCCGTCGTAAG GTCGAGTTTGAGTCTTCCGTTCCTGGAGAGGAAAGCCAAGCATTACAGAGAGCTGGAATCTGCTGTTGATGTTGTCGAGCGAGCTTGCCGTCTCTGCGTTGAt GTGCTAGATCCCATTGATGGGACGCGAGGGTTTGTTAAAGGTGTTGAAGCTCTCTATGTG GTGGCTTTGGCTCTTGTGGTCGAAGGACAGATTGTCTTGGGAGTTATGGGGTGTCCTAACTGGGATGAAGACTATTTTGTTAATTGTGTTACCGGGGTCCAAGAAACTGGAAACAATTTCTCCAGATCAGGGATGATCATGGTTTCTTATGTGGGTTGTGGAACGTGGAAACAAAGGTTGTCGGACATGTTAACTATCGAGTTGTCTCAAAGTTGGACAAGATGCTCCGTAGATGGATGCCAAGTACTTAAGGAGGCACGTTTTTGTACTCCAGAAAGTCAAAAGTGGGAATCTTTTCCTCTATCGTCCTCATTTAATGCAAAAACAAACTCCGAAAAAATAGGGAAAGGAGACATCCTTCTCGTTCCTGCATGTTGTGGAAG TTTGTGCAAATATATGATGGTGGCTTCTGGTAGAGCATCAGTTTTTCTTCTTCGTGCAACAACCAGAAAAGTTATGAAG AAAATCTCTGGCTATGCCCCTGCTTGGGACCATGCTGTTGGAATCATATGTGTTCATGAAGCTGGGGGAAAG GTGACTGACTGGGAAGGAAGTTCAATTGATTTTGCAGCAGATGAAGCTGAACGGAGAACTATATTTCCTTCAG GTGTTCTGGTGACAAATTATACCTCAAATTCTTTTTGTCAATCTGTATTTTCTTCCACCAAACCATTGAACAGTATATTGCCATTGCTTCTTAGCATACTTGTATTCTTTGGGCCTCAATGGGCTAACTTTTCCACCTAA
- the LOC129872336 gene encoding putative PAP-specific phosphatase, mitochondrial isoform X3, whose product MNRLFPSIPLVAEEDSSFLRSTNLVGAVVDVVANKATFRDEVTEDSVLKAIDRGGKDACNFGPNPASYWVLDPIDGTRGFVKGVEALYVVALALVVEGQIVLGVMGCPNWDEDYFVNCVTGVQETGNNFSRSGMIMVSYVGCGTWKQRLSDMLTIELSQSWTRCSVDGCQVLKEARFCTPESQKWESFPLSSSFNAKTNSEKIGKGDILLVPACCGSLCKYMMVASGRASVFLLRATTRKVMKKISGYAPAWDHAVGIICVHEAGGKVTDWEGSSIDFAADEAERRTIFPSGVLVTNYTSNSFCQSVFSSTKPLNSILPLLLSILVFFGPQWANFST is encoded by the exons ATGAACAGACTCTTCCCATCCATTCCTTTGGTGGCTGAAGAGGACTCTTCATTCTTGCGGTCAACTAATCTAGTAGGAGCAGTGGTTGATGTGGTTGCGAATAAAGCAACTTTTAGAGACGAAGTAACAGAAGATAGTGTCTTGAAAGCAATTGACAGAGGGGGCAAGGATGCTTGTAATTTTGGGCCTAACCCAGCCTCATACTGG GTGCTAGATCCCATTGATGGGACGCGAGGGTTTGTTAAAGGTGTTGAAGCTCTCTATGTG GTGGCTTTGGCTCTTGTGGTCGAAGGACAGATTGTCTTGGGAGTTATGGGGTGTCCTAACTGGGATGAAGACTATTTTGTTAATTGTGTTACCGGGGTCCAAGAAACTGGAAACAATTTCTCCAGATCAGGGATGATCATGGTTTCTTATGTGGGTTGTGGAACGTGGAAACAAAGGTTGTCGGACATGTTAACTATCGAGTTGTCTCAAAGTTGGACAAGATGCTCCGTAGATGGATGCCAAGTACTTAAGGAGGCACGTTTTTGTACTCCAGAAAGTCAAAAGTGGGAATCTTTTCCTCTATCGTCCTCATTTAATGCAAAAACAAACTCCGAAAAAATAGGGAAAGGAGACATCCTTCTCGTTCCTGCATGTTGTGGAAG TTTGTGCAAATATATGATGGTGGCTTCTGGTAGAGCATCAGTTTTTCTTCTTCGTGCAACAACCAGAAAAGTTATGAAG AAAATCTCTGGCTATGCCCCTGCTTGGGACCATGCTGTTGGAATCATATGTGTTCATGAAGCTGGGGGAAAG GTGACTGACTGGGAAGGAAGTTCAATTGATTTTGCAGCAGATGAAGCTGAACGGAGAACTATATTTCCTTCAG GTGTTCTGGTGACAAATTATACCTCAAATTCTTTTTGTCAATCTGTATTTTCTTCCACCAAACCATTGAACAGTATATTGCCATTGCTTCTTAGCATACTTGTATTCTTTGGGCCTCAATGGGCTAACTTTTCCACCTAA